The nucleotide sequence CTTCGCGGGCGGCTCGGCCGGAGGCGAGATGTTGCAGAACCTGGTGGAATCCGGCCTCACCGGCCGCGTCGCCCACATCCCGCAGGAATCCACGCGCGACTTCGAATACGTCTACTTCAAGGACGTGGGCCGGGCCCTCGAGCTGGCCGCCACCATCCCGGCCCCGGCGGAGACTACCTTCAACATCGGCACCGGCGTGGTGGTCACCTTCGACGACCTGGTTTCGCTGGTTCAGGGGCTCCTGCCCAAGCTGGACGTGGAGATCATTCCCGGCAAGCCGCCGCGCTCCTCCAAGCAGCCCATGGTCGTCACCCGCGCCAAGGAAGTGCTCGGCTGGGAGCCCGAGTACACCGTGGAGGAAGGGTTCAAGGCCTACATCGACGACATGAAGGCAGCCGGCGTGGGGTAGGCTCCACCCGGTCCGGAGCCTCGCTCATCGGGGAGACTCTCCGTCTTGACAAGGTCTCCCCGCGCGACTACATACCCTAGTGTCCTGTCCGGTTCTTTCGAATGAACCGGACAGGACACTAGTTCAGGGGCGGCCCTTCCGGCCGCCCGGTCCTCAGGTCCCTTAGGGGATAACAGGGAAACCGGTTTAAAGCCGGTGCGGTCCCGCCACTGTAGATGGGAACCCTTGCCAGGGTGCCACTGTTCCCCACGTAGGAACGGGAAGGCGGCAAGGCGGTCCACGCGGCCAGCCCATGAGCCAGGAGACCTACCTGAGGACACGACGCAACCGTGCTCTCCGAGGAGAGAGGGGGTCTCGCCATCAGCACTCAACCCATAGCCGCGCTCGTTCCCGCTTCCGTCGGGCCCGGTCCTCTCTGACCGGCCCCGGATCGCCGAGGACGACGTGCGCCGTCTTCTGTACTGCCTGTTGGGGTCCGCGGTGTTCCACGCCGCGCTGTTGTGGGTGCCCTTGCCCATGGGCGCCGGGGGTGCGGACGCGGACGACCTGCTGCTCGTGCGGGTGCGGTTCGTCGGGGCGCCCGCGAGCGATGCCGTTAAGCGGTCGCCACCGCGGAACGAACAGACCAAACGACACGGGAAGGCGCGCCAGGCACGGACCGACCCGCGGCGCGTCACATCGCAGCCGCCGCGCGCCGAGCCCCTGCCGCCGGCACGCGTGTCCAAAGCCACACCGGTTGCATCAAAGCCCGTGGTGGCGGCGACACGGCCCAAGCCAGCCACCGAACCGAGTCGGACGAAACCGGTCGCGGCCACGCCCGCTCGCACCGAACCGGCGCCGAAACCGCGGCGAACGCGAGCCCTGGTACGGAGAGAGGAGCCCGCCCAGCCGGACACGGTGGAAGGCGCTGATGGTGCGGCGGCAGATCCATTGAACGCCGGCACCGTCCCTTCGGACCAGGAAGCCGAAGGCGCGCGCGACATGGCTCGCGGCACGCCCGCGGCGCAGGTCACGGCCGGTGGGGAGTTCAGCCCGGTCCGTTACGCGCGGACCGTCAAGCCGCGCTATCCGCGCAAGGCGCGCCGCGCCGGCTGGGAAGGCACAACGCTGCTCAAGGTGCTCGTCAACCCGGACGGCGCACCGGGCCGCGTCGCGGTGGAACGCACGTCGGGCTTCGACATTCTCGACGAAGCCGCCGTGAAGGCGGTGCGGCGCTGGCGGTTCCACGCGGCGCGGCGCGGGGTCGCGCCCTTGTCGAGCTGGGTACGGATCCCCGTAGCGTTCAGATTGGAGGAGGTTCGTCGATGAGACCGTAACGAAGAGATCCGTATCCGCCACAGACAAAAGCCTGAAAAACGGATGCCAGGGAAAGGGGTGTGAATCCCCTGCTGCCCCGCAACTGTAACGGCTACGAAAACCGCGGATCGAGCCACTGCCCGCATGACGGGTGGGAAGGCGCGGCGAGTAGGACGGCAGCCGCAGCGGCCTGCCAGGAAGCCCGAGCCAGGAAACCTGTCCGTTTTCCATCCACAATCCGCCTTCGCGGGAAAGGACGATTGCCATGAAGTTGCTGACCACGGGTGTCCTCACCCTCTCTCTCATTCTGACTTTTCAACCGGGCGCGGCCCAGTCACCGCCGGGAGACGACCGACAAGATGTCGAGCAGCTTCCCGAGATCGTGGTCTCGGCGAGCCGGGTGCCGCTGGAAACCAAGGCGGTGGGCAGCGCGGTCACGGTCATCACCGCCGAGGAGATCGAGCGCAAGCAGGTACGCGTCCTGTCCGACCTGCTGCGGGACGTGCCCGGTATCGCGGTGCACCGTTCGGGGACCATGGGCACCTTGACCGCGGTGCGCATCCGCGGGTCGGAGCACGGGCACACCCTGGTCCTCATCGACGGCGTGAAAGTCAACGACCCGAGCAGCAGCGGGGCCATCTACAACTTCGCGGACCTGCTGGCCGCGGACATCGAGCGCATCGAGATTCTCCGGGGTCCGCAGAGCGGCCTCTACGGCAGCGACGCCATCGGCGGCGTGATCCACATCACGACGAAGAAGGGACGCGGGCCGGTTACGGGGAACGTGAGCGTGGAGGGCGGTTCGTTCGGAACGGGCAGCGTGTCCGCCGGCATCCAAGGCGGAGGCCACGGCCATCATTTCTCCCTGGGCGCGG is from Deltaproteobacteria bacterium and encodes:
- a CDS encoding energy transducer TonB yields the protein MRRLLYCLLGSAVFHAALLWVPLPMGAGGADADDLLLVRVRFVGAPASDAVKRSPPRNEQTKRHGKARQARTDPRRVTSQPPRAEPLPPARVSKATPVASKPVVAATRPKPATEPSRTKPVAATPARTEPAPKPRRTRALVRREEPAQPDTVEGADGAAADPLNAGTVPSDQEAEGARDMARGTPAAQVTAGGEFSPVRYARTVKPRYPRKARRAGWEGTTLLKVLVNPDGAPGRVAVERTSGFDILDEAAVKAVRRWRFHAARRGVAPLSSWVRIPVAFRLEEVRR